Within Psychrobacter sp. DAB_AL43B, the genomic segment AGCGCGTAGCGATTGCCCGTGCCTTAGCGATGGATCCTGTGGCGATGCTCTTTGATGAGCCAACCTCAGCACTCGATCCTGAGATGATTCAAGAAGTGCTTGATGTCATGGTTGAGCTCACCCGTGATGGCATGACCATGATGTGCGTGACCCATGAGATGGGCTTTGCCAATCAGGTTGCCAATCGTATTATCTTTATGGATGAAGGTCATATCGTCGAAAACTGTAGTAAGGATGAATTTTTTGAAAGTGCAAAAAGCGACCGCGCGCAAATGTTCTTATCCAAGATTCTGAATCATTAGCGTATAAGTTAGATTTTTTATCATGAGAAGCGTCTATAGATAGACGCTTTTTTTGTTGTAATTAATTTATATATTTAATATGAATGTTAATGTGAGTGAATATCTGTTTACTGATATAATATCGGTCAATATTCTGATAATTAAAATAATTCGTCAACTTTATTGGAGCTAATATGAGTGTAGAAAATCTGTCCATGTCATCGACCTCATCGTCTAATACATCGTCTGAAGGTATTGTTATCATTGGCGCAGGCTTAGCAGGCTGGCATGTCATTGATGCCATTCGCGCAAAAGATAAAGACATCCCAATTACCTTGATTACTGCCGATAATGGCGATCGTTATCATAAGCCGATGCTAACCATGGCGATTAGCCAAAATAAGCGTGCATCGGATTTAGTGCGAGCGACTGGCGTTGATGCCGCAACAGCAGCAGGGATAACTTTATTGGCGAATACCAATGTCAGCGATATTGACCCTGCCACGCAACAATTACAGCTTATCTCTGCGCTGCGCTCAGATCCTGTTTACACCAATTATGCAACTATCAGCTATGACAAGCTGGTCTTGGCAATGGGTGCCCATCCTATCTTTCCAAAAAGCTTACCAGAAGAGCTCGTCTGGCATGTTAACCATATTGAGCGCTTTGGGCAGCTACAAGAGCAGCTGGCAGTTGGCTGTCAGCGCGTCGCCATTATTGGTGCCGGTATGGTAGGCACTGAAATTGCTGAAGATTTGTTAAAAGCTGGTCATCATGTGACGCTGATTGATTTAAATGATGCGCCGCTATCGCAAATGCTACCGCCAAAAGCGACTGCACGTATTGCCCAAGCAGTGAAATCACAAGGTATTAACTTTTTGGGTGGTTGTCAGGTATCTGAAGTGATTCGTAATAGTGAAGGTGAGTTGCAGGTTAGCTATAAGCCAGTTGTTTCTAGCACAGAAAATGCAGAGTCTGAGACATTAATCGTTGATCATGTGATTGCCAGTACGGGTCTGACAGTTGATGATAAATTGCCAACAGCGGCAGGGGTTGAGTTTAATCGCCGCACTGGTATTGAGGTTGACGCACCGACGCTGCGTACCACTACTGATAACATTTATGCGATTGGTGATTGTATGTCTATCAATGGCGTTGCCTGCCGCTATGTAGCACCACTGCGTGCACAAGCCGCCACCATTGCTGATGATATCTTAGGGTTAGAGCATCGCGGCTATAACCATAAACCACCGATGATTCGCCTAAAAAATAAAGCGATTTCGGTGATGATAACAGGTGTACCGCAAGCGAATGGCAATTGGCAAGTAACCACTGAAAGTGATGATGAGCTTATGATGGATTTGTTAGATGATAATTCTGCGATTGTTGCAACAGTGACCATTAAAGCGCCACCAATAGTATCAGCTTAATAATTGTAAAAATGCTTTTAGTCAACTGTCTTGGCTTTTTAATTTGCCATATATTTTTAAGTTAAGAATATTCTGAAATTTAGTCCTAACTAAAAAGCCAGCCACGTATCAATAGCGTGACTGGCTTTTTTGTCTCAAATATCTACCATATTTTTATGCTATCTTTAATAAAGGCTTTAGTATTTAATGCTAATTAAATGATACGTATTGTATTGCTATGATTGACAGGCTTTCATTGATAGCGTTATAGTAGTTGACACGATGTAAGACCTATTCAAGGAAGAAAGACTTGTTTACAGGCGATTAACAAGCACGATTAATAAGCACCGTAAAAAGTAAAACGAAAGGACTCGTTATGACTCAAACTATTGACTTCGATAGCATTCTAAATAATATTCCCAGTATCAATATAGGCGCGCGCTCTGCTAATGCGCCCCTTACTCAAAGCTATGATAAAGGTCCTGATGTACCACTGATTGAAGCAACCATCGGTGACTTTTTTGATGCCATTGTTGCCAAATATCCTGAGCGAGAAGCGTTGGTCTCCCGTCATCAAAATATTCGTTGGACTTACCGTGAGCTACAACAGCAGGTCAATCAATTGGCGAGTAGCATGATTGAGATGGGGCTTGAGATTGGTGATCGTCTCGGCATCTGGTCGCACAATAATGCTGAATGGCTACTTATACAGTTGGCAACTGCCAAAGTTGGCGTAATTTTGGTTAATATCAATCCTGCCTATCGTACCTTTGAGCTTCAGTATGCCCTAAATAAATTAGGCTGCTCAGCACTAGTATTGATGCGCCATTTTAAAAGTAGCGATTACGCGCAGCTTATCCGTGAATTATGCCCTGAGATTTATCATAAAAACCATCAACAGTTGGATCTAGTCGAAATTCCTACGATTGAGCGTATCATTTGGATTGATGAACCTAATAGCGATGAGAACTTTAATTTTATGCAAAAGTTCTCTGCTTGGATGGCAGAGGGCGATGCCAACGATCCACGAGTAGCAGAGCGGCAAGCGCAGCTTAAAAATACCGATTCTATTAATGTGCAGTTCACTAGTGGTACCACGGGTACGCCGAAAGGGGCGACCTTGAGCCATCGTAATATTCTTAATAACGGCTATTTTATCGGTGAGGCAATGAACCTAACCGAAAAAGATAGATTATGTATTCCGGTACCCTTGTATCATTGTTTTGGTATGGTGCTTGGTAACTTAGCGGTATTAACCCATGGCGGTTGTATTCTTTACCCGAATGACGGCTTTGATCCGCTTACCGTATTACAAACAGTTGAAGAAGAGAAATGTACGGCGTTGCATGGTGTACCGACGATGTTTATCGCGATGCTCGACCATCCGGATTTTGATAATTTTGATTTATCCACTTTACGTACTGGCATTATGGCTGGCTCTAGCTGTCCGATTGAAGTGATGCGCCGCGTCATTGATAAGATGCATATGAGCGAAGTTACGATTGCTTATGGGATGACTGAAACCAGTCCGGTTTCTTGCCAGACCAATGAACATACGCCGCTTGATAAGCAGGTCTCGACAGTCGGACTGGTACAACCAGCGCTTGAAGTAAAAGTTATCGATAGCGAAACCGGCAAAATCGTGGCAATTGGTGAGACGGGTGAGCTATTAACCCGTGGCTATTCGGTAATGAAAGGCTATTGGGGCAGTCGCTTTAAATCGCGTGAAGCGATTCAAGATGGCTGGATGCATACTGGCGATTTGGCGACCATGGATGAAGATGGTTATGTCAAAATCGTTGGTCGTAGTAAAGATATGGTCATCCGTGGCGGCGAAAATATCTATCCAGTAGAAATTGAAAACTATTTATACCGTCATCCCAAGATTCGTGACGTGCAAATTGTTGGTATACCTGATGAGCGTTATGGTGAAGTACTGGCCGCATGGATTATCCCCAAACATCCTGACACCTTGACCGAAGAAGAAGTGCGTCAGTTCTGTAGTGAGCATATCGCCCATTATAAAGTTCCGACCTATTATCGCTTCGTGACCGAATATCCAATGACCATTACCGGTAAAATTCAAAAATTCAAAATCGTTGAACAGATGAAAGCAGAGTTGGGCTTGACCTAGTACGGTTGCTATTGGCTGCTAATAACTGTGAGCGGCTAATAACGGTTAGCAGTCAATAAGAATAAGCCACTGTAACAAGGTAACGTCTGTAAAAAAGCAACGTCACTAGATCATAATTAAAAGACAAGTATAAAAAGGGATACCATGAGCGCCATCATAACCAGTAAATTGAGTCCAAACGCTGCTGAATTTCAGCAAAACAGCGCCGCCATGCAAGTGGTGGTTGATGATTTATATGAGCATTTGCGTAAAATTGCCCAAGGTGGATCGGAGCGCGCGCGCGCCAAGCATTTAGCTCGTGGCAAGTTGCTACCACGTGAGCGTGTTGAGCGTTTGCTTGATGTTGGTACGCCATTTTTAGAAGTGGCTCCGATGGCGGCCTACGATATGTATGGCGAAGATATTCCTGCTGCTGGCGTGATTGCAGGTATCGGTCGTATCAACGGTACTGAATGTATGATTATCTGTAATGATGCCACCGTAAAAGGCGGTACGTATTTTCCGATGACCGTCAAGAAGCATCTGCGTGCCCAAGAAATAGCCCAAGAAAACCATTTGCCGTGTGTCTATTTAGTGGATTCGGGTGGCGCAAACTTACCCAATCAAGATGAGGTGTTCCCCGATAAAGAGCATTTCGGTCGTATCTTCTTTAATCAAGCCAATTTGAGTGCAGCAGGTATTCCACAAATTGCAGTGGTAATGGGCAGCTGTACCGCAGGCGGCGCTTATGTACCAGCGATGAGTGACGAATCTATTATTGTCAAAGACCAAGGGACTATCTTTTTGGGTGGTCCGCCACTGGTAAAAGCCGCCACTGGTGAAGAAGTGACAGCCGAAGATTTAGGCGGTGCTGATGTGCATACGCGTCTGTCAGGTGTCGTCGATCATTTAGCGCAAAACGATACCCATGCGTTATCGTTAACGCGTAATATCGTCAGTCATCTTAATCGTCCAGCCAAACAAATCGCCAATCAAATTACTCCACGTCCACCGCGCTATGATGCTAAAGAGCTATATGGCGTTATCCCTACTGATACGCGTAAGCCATTTGATATTAAAGAAATCATCGCCCGTATCGTTGATGACAGCGCTTTTGATGAGTTTAAAGCACGTTTTGGCACGACGCTGGTTTGTGGGTTCGCGCATATCGAAGGTATGCCGGTTGGTATTATCGCCAATAACGGCATTCTGTTCAGTGAGTCGGCGCAAAAGGGCACGCACTTTATTGAACTGTGCTGTAAGCGCAAAATCCCATTAATATTCCTGCAAAACATCACCGGCTTTATGGTCGGTCGTAAATATGAAAACGAAGGTATCGCTCGTCATGGTGCCAAGATGGTTATGGCGGTTGCCAATGCCAAAGTACCAAAATTCACCGTCATCGTCGGTGGTTCATTCGGTGCGGGTAACTACGGCATGTGTGGCCGTGCTTATAGTCCTCGTTTCTTATGGATGTGGCCAAATGCGCGTATTTCTGTCATGGGCGGTGAGCAAGCAGCTTCCGTACTCGCGACCGTCAAGCGTGATAACTTTGATCGTAAAGGCGAAGCGTGGAGCGACGAAGATGAAGCAGCTTTCAAAGCGCCAATACGTGAGATGTACGAAGAGCAAGGTCATCCTTATTATGCCACTGCCCGATTATGGGATGACGGGGTAATTGACCCTGCTGATACGCGTAATGTATTGGCATTAGCGCTTAGTGCGGCTCATAACGCCCCGATTGAAGAGACGACTTTCGGTGTCTTTAGAATGTAATATGTAAGGTATACAGTGTCTGGTTAGACCACTGTTAGATGCATAATAATATGCCAAAACCTTCATCACGATTTAAAGTTAAAGAGACATTCATGGTAAACGATATCAAAAATAAAACGCAATCATCAGCTATTGATAAGGCTAAAGCAGCCGCTCCGATAAAAAGTGTTGAATCTGGAAATAATTATAAAAGCCTATTGGTTAACGTTAAGCAGCATGTGGCGACGGTTACTTTAAATCGTCCTGAAATACGTAATGCTTTTAATGATGAGATGATTGCTGAGTTGACCGATGCTTTCAAGGCGCTTGGCGATGATGATCAAGTACGCGTTATAGTCTTAGCGGCTGCTGGAAAAGCCTTTTGCGCAGGTGCCGATCTTAACTGGATGCGCGCCATGGCAGATTATAGCTATGAAGAAAACTTAGCCGATGCCGATAAATTAGCGCAAATGCTTAAAACTATTTACCAATGTCCAAAGCCAACGATTGCCGCTATTCAGGGTGATGTTTATGCTGGCGGTATGGGCTTGGTAGCAGCATGCGATGTTGCATTTGCCGTTAAAATTGCTAATTTCTGTTTAAGTGAAGTGCGACTAGGCTTGGCGCCTGCGACCATTAGCCCGTATGTCATTCGTGCGATGGGTGCACGAGCAGCGCAGCGTTACTTTTTGAGTGCGGAAGTCTTTGATGCTAAAAAAGCACGCCAACTTGGCTTTATCCATGAGCGCGTTAGCGAAGAATGGCTTGATGATGTGGTAGCAACGTTCTGTGAAAATGTTGTCAAAAACAGTCCAGACGCGGTAAAAACCTGCAAAACCTTACTTCATGAAGTAGCCGAACAACCTATTACTGAAAAGCTTATTAAGCGTACGGTCAAAGGAATCGCCGATATTCGCGCCTCCGAACAAGGTAAAGAGGGTGTACAAGCCTTTTTACAAAAACGTAAGCCTAGTTGGCAAGCTGAAGATAAATAATCAACAGTAAATTATGAATAATGAAATCCACATGCTTGCTAAGCAGATAGGCACTAAGCAGATAGATATTAACCAAATTAGTATTAAATAATCAGCATCGACAAGTCAGGGAAGTCTATCAATAAAGGCTGATGCTACGATAAAAATATAGGGCAAAATAATAAGGATAGTTATGTTTTCTAAAATTTTGATCGCCAATCGCGGTGAAATTGCCTGCCGAGTAGCAGCAACGGCGAAGCGTATGGGTGTCAGTACGGTTGCGGTTTACTCTGATGCAGACCGCCATGCTAAACACGTCGCTGTCTGTGACGAAGCGGTTTATTTGGGCGGCTCTGCCCCAAAAGATAGCTATTTAAAAGGCGATGCTATTATTGCGGTTGCTCTTGAAGTTGGCGCGCAGGCGATTCATCCGGGTTACGGTTTTCTAAGTGAAAATGCTGATTTTGCCCAAGCATGTCAGGATGCAGGCATCGTATTTATTGGTCCATCGGCAGCTGCTATTCGTGCTATGGGTGGTAAATCTGAGTCTAAGCGCTTAATGGAAACGGCTGGCGTACCACTCATTCCTGGTTATCATGGCGACAATCAAGACGGTGCATACTTACAGGCGCAAGCTGATGCAATCGGCTATCCGGTATTGATTAAAGCCAGTGCTGGCGGTGGCGGCAAAGGTATGCGTATCGTCGAGCAAAGCGCGGATTTTATCGGCTTACTAGAATCTTGCCGCCGTGAAGCGATTACCAGTTTTGGTAATGACCAAGTATTGATTGAAAAATATGCCTTAAAACCGCGTCATATCGAAATCCAAGTATTTGGCGATAGCCACGGCAATTACGTGCATTTATTTGAGCGTGATTGTTCGGTTCAGCGCCGCCATCAAAAAGTGTTAGAGGAGGCACCAGCACCCGGCGTTGATGTCAGCATGCGCGAGGAGATGGGTGCCGCAGCTATTGAAGCGGCGCGCGCGGTGAATTATGTCGGCGCAGGGACGGTCGAGTTTATCGTTGAGCAGCGTGAGACATCCATGCATTTTTACTTCATGGAGATGAATACGCGCTTGCAAGTTGAACATCCGGTCACTGAAGCGATTACTGGTTTGGATTTGGTTGAATGGCAGCTCTTGGTTGCTGCTGGCAAGCCACTACCAAAAACCCAAGATCAGCTGGTTATCAATGGTCATGCTATTGAAGCGCGTATCTGCGCTGAAAACCCTGACAATGATTTTCTGCCAGCGACAGGGACGTTATTTGCCTATCAAAAACCTGAACACAGTACTTTTTCTATTACAAACTGTGGCAACGATGTGCGCATCGATGATGGTGTTCGCGAAGGCGATATTATTAGCCCTTTTTATGATTCGATGATTGCCAAATTGATTGTCCATGCGCCAACCCGTGAGCAAGCGTTGGCCAAGCTTGATCGGGCACTAGCGCAAACGCGCATCGTTGGGCTACCGAATAACGTAGCGTTCTTACGCTATATTATTAATACCGATTCATTTAGTCAGGCTAATTTAGATACCGCCTTGATTGAGCGTGAGCAAGCAAATCTCTTTGATCAGCAGCCTCTTGAGCTATCGACGCTTGTTGCAACGGCAGTAGTACAACAGCTGACGACTGAGTCGCTTGTTAATCAAACTGCTAATAGTAATGACCCTTTTAATCAGCCTTCAGGATTCCGTGCTTATACCAATTATACGCGGCAGTTTAGCTTGGTGTATAACGAGCAGTCTTATCTGGCGCTGATTAGTGATTGGAACAATGCTGCTAATGCTAGTAATAAAATCAATGATAAAATCAGCCAGTTTAATATCGTTATTGAGCAGCATACGACCAACAATGATGTCCAAAATACTGCTCATCAAACCAGCCCTAATCAAACGACTAAGCAGACCAAACCACTATGCAATATTTTGCATAATGGTCAGGTCAGCTATATCAGCGATGACGCCCATAACCATACATTATGGTTAGATAAAATCCGCGTACAGGTACAAAGCTGGCTTCATAATGAAACGGTTCATATCTTTACAGATGCTGGGCGCGATCAGATTAAACTGATCGATATTATGGCGCATGTCGGCGAAGATAATGCTGCCGTTGGTAGCTTAAAATCACCAATGCCCGGGCAAGTTATTGCCTTTAAAGTAGCGGTAGGCGATATGGTCAAGCAAGGCGAACCATTAGCGGTGATTGAAGCGATGAAAATTGAGCATACTATTACCGCGCCAACCGATGGCATCGTCGCCGAGCTACTATTTAAAGCTGGCGATTTGGTGGCCGATGGTGATGAGTTGTTGCGGCTTGAGAGTGTGGTTGAGGCATAAACCCTCAAGTATAAGCTTCATTATAATTTCAAAACGATAGATTTCGGCTTAATAAATACATTAATAAAAGGATGGCACTCATGAATCACTCGTATCCAGATCACGTATCGATCGTTGACGTCAGCCCACGTGATGGCTTGCAAAATGAGTCCAAAACCGTACCGACTGCCATCAAGCAAACACTGATTGAAGACTTGATTGCCGCTGGAATTAAAAAGCTCGAAGTGACTAGTTTTGTCTCGCCAAAATGGGTACCGCAAATGAATGATAATAGCGCGCTGTTGGATGCGCTTAAACCCACACGGCATGATGATGTTTGTTATTCCGTGTTAGTACCTAATATGCGCGGCTTTGAAAATGCGATTTTGCATCGTCCTGATGAAATCGTGATTTTTGGTTCAGCAAGTGAAACCTTTAGCCAAAAAAATATTAATTGTAGTGTTGATGAGAGTATCGAGCGTTTTGCGCCCGTTGCTGCTGCGGCAAAAGAGAATGGTATCAAAGTACGCGGTGTCATTTCCTGTACCGTCGGCTGTCCTTATGAAGGCGAGATTGATCCCAGCCAAGTAGCGTACGTGACCAAGCGTCTGGTTGAAATTGGCGCCGAACAAATTGGTATTGCTGATACGATTGGTGTTGGTACGCCGATTAAAGTACAGCGTGCCTTACAAGCAGCACTTGAGCATGTCGATATAGCGGCAATATCGGGTCACTTTCATGATACTTATGGTCAGGCACTAAGCAACACTTTAGCCGCCTTGCAAATGGGCGTACGTGAGTTTGATACTTCCGTTGCCGGACTTGGTGGCTGTCCCTATGCCAAGGGTGCAACGGGTAATGTAGCGACTGAAGATGTGGTTTATATGCTACACGGCATGGGCATCAGTACCGGTATTGATTTGGATAAGTTGGTTGTTGCTGGTGAGCGTATCAGTGAGTTTTTGGGTCGTCCTAATGGCTCAAACGTCTCACGAGCATTGATTAATAAACGTCAGTCTTAAGAAATAGCATGATAAATACAGTTAACCATAATATAAGTAATCTAAGCTAAATGAATAGTTATATGGATTTATAGCTGGGACAAATTTTCTCACTTGCTGTGCGACTTCGTCACTCCAGATGCTTCAAGAAATTTGTCCCAGCCATATTATTTTAGCTATATTGTCTCTTTTTAAATTGACCCAACGCTATTAAGAAATTAAACCTCAAAATACAAGGAATAGTTATGAGTTTACCCGGATTAGATTTTCAGCTTGGCGAAGATATCGATGCGCTACGTGATATGGTGCAAAAATTTGCTGCGAATGAAATTGCCCCGCGTGCCGCTGAGATTGATAGCAGCGATCAGTTCCCCATGGACTTATGGCAAAAAATGGGTGATTTAGGTCTGCATGGCATCACCGTTCCAGAAGCTTACGGCGGTGTCGATATGGGCTACGTTGCGCATATGGTCGTGATGGAAGAGATTAGCCGCGCGTCGGCTTCGGTTGCGCTCAGCTATGGCGCCCATTCAAATTTATGTATCAATCAGATTAAGCGTAATGGCAGTGAAGCACAAAAACAAAAATACCTGCCTAAGCTACTCAGTGGCGAATTTATTGGCGCACTGGCCATGAGTGAAACCGGAGCCGGTTCTGACGTTACTAGTATGAAGCTGAAAGCCGAAGAAAAAGACGGCAGCTATATTTTAAACGGCAGTAAAATGTGGATTACCAATGGTCCTGATGCGGACGTGATGGTGGTTTATGCTAAGACCAATCCTGAGCTTGGCGCTAAAGGTATGACTGCCTTTATCGTTGAAAAAGGGATGGCAGGCTTTGGTACGGCGCAAAAGCTCGACAAATTAGGCATGCGTGGCAGCCATACTGGCGAGATGACCTTTAATAATGTCGAAGTCCCTAAAGGAAATATCTTAGGGGAATTAAATACAGGCGTGAAAGTATTAATGAGTGGCTTAGATTATGAGCGCGCGGTTTTGGCAGCCGGTCCTATTGGTATCATGCAAGCGGTGATGGACAATGTCGTCCCTTATATCCATGATCGTAAGCAGTTTGGACAAGCGATTGGTGAGTTTCAGCTGATTCAAGGTAAAGTCGCTGATATGTATACCATTTTGCAAGCAGGTCGTAGCTTTTTATATACGGTCGGAAAAAACCTTGATATGTTGGATCAACGCGGCGCAGGTCATAGTCGAGAAGTGCGTAAAGACTGCGCCAGCGTTATTTTATGGTGTGCTGAAAAAGCCACTTGGATGGCAGGCGAGGGCATTCAAATATTTGGTGGTAATGGCTATACCAACGAGTATCCGCTTGGTCGTTATTGGCGTGATGCTAAGCTGTATGAGATTGGCGCGGGCACCAGCGAGATTCGCCGTATGCTAATCGGTCGTGAATTGTTTAACGAGACTAAGTAAATGCTTTTCAGCTAATAGCAAACTTTTATCTAAAATATCAGCTCTAAAATATAAAAATGTGCTACGTTATGTATCCAATAGCGTTGCACATTTTAATGATTTGGATAAAAGACTTTTATATGATCAGTAAACTACTTAGCAATCCAGCCTGTAATACGGTTCCTAATAATATAGACTATAATTCTACAACCAATATAAAAACTATTTGTACCTATAGTTTGTTAGCTAGCATACTTATACTGCTTACGTTGACAGTAAGTATAACGCCAGCACAGGCAGAGTTAGTTGATTTATCTAACTCTGAGTCAGTGATTCAGTTTTCTAGTCGAGACGCAAATTGGTTACAGCCGCCAAAATTTTCTTTTAATAGACGCTCACTCAGATGCTTAGATGAAGAAACTGGTGAACCTGTTAAGATTAGTAGGGAACAGAAATTCGAAGTAACATTGGGACTTCAGGTTGATAAGCAAGGTAAAATAACCAAAACATATGTCAAAAAAAGTAGCGGTAATAAGTGTTTCGATAGAAGCGCTGCTCGACAGGTCCAGACAGGGCGTTTGATGCCATTTCTGTTGAAAGGAAAAGCAGTAAGAGGAAGGGTGAGTTTACCCATTGCATTTGAATATTGAGCACACTAATTGGTAATAAAAGCTTTCTCTATATAGTTTGCTCAAACTAAAAAAGCAGTACGCTTAAAACGTCCTGCTTTTTTAATGTTTATTTTATAAAGGCGGTCAAATCCTTAAAATTGTTTGCTATGGTCAAAATAGCGTGCAAGACCATTTAACAATAAGTCATCACGCAGTCGTACTGGACGGTTGACGTGTTGGGCGATAATGGCTGCGTCGCCACCGGTCATTATGATCTCGAAGTTGGGATGGCGCGTGCTAATCTCGTTAATTGCACCGACGATAGACAGCATAATCCCGCGATGTACCGCATCTTTTGTGGTAATGCCCTGACCGACACTATCAAAGGTGCCATTAGAGATAGTAATTTGCTTGGTACCAGAAAATAATGATTCGCGTTGTAGATAAATACTAGGGAAAATATAGCCGCCCAAATGCTCCGCATGATCGATCAAATCAATCGTCACTGCTGTACCGCAGCCAATCACGCATTGACGTTTTGTCTTATCAACGGCACCCAGCATTTGTAGCCAGCGATCACAGCCTAACTGTTCATCATTATAAGCGCTTTTCATCAAAGCGTGCTCAGCATCGACATGAACAAATTCAAA encodes:
- a CDS encoding FAD-dependent oxidoreductase, giving the protein MSVENLSMSSTSSSNTSSEGIVIIGAGLAGWHVIDAIRAKDKDIPITLITADNGDRYHKPMLTMAISQNKRASDLVRATGVDAATAAGITLLANTNVSDIDPATQQLQLISALRSDPVYTNYATISYDKLVLAMGAHPIFPKSLPEELVWHVNHIERFGQLQEQLAVGCQRVAIIGAGMVGTEIAEDLLKAGHHVTLIDLNDAPLSQMLPPKATARIAQAVKSQGINFLGGCQVSEVIRNSEGELQVSYKPVVSSTENAESETLIVDHVIASTGLTVDDKLPTAAGVEFNRRTGIEVDAPTLRTTTDNIYAIGDCMSINGVACRYVAPLRAQAATIADDILGLEHRGYNHKPPMIRLKNKAISVMITGVPQANGNWQVTTESDDELMMDLLDDNSAIVATVTIKAPPIVSA
- a CDS encoding AMP-binding protein, which codes for MTQTIDFDSILNNIPSINIGARSANAPLTQSYDKGPDVPLIEATIGDFFDAIVAKYPEREALVSRHQNIRWTYRELQQQVNQLASSMIEMGLEIGDRLGIWSHNNAEWLLIQLATAKVGVILVNINPAYRTFELQYALNKLGCSALVLMRHFKSSDYAQLIRELCPEIYHKNHQQLDLVEIPTIERIIWIDEPNSDENFNFMQKFSAWMAEGDANDPRVAERQAQLKNTDSINVQFTSGTTGTPKGATLSHRNILNNGYFIGEAMNLTEKDRLCIPVPLYHCFGMVLGNLAVLTHGGCILYPNDGFDPLTVLQTVEEEKCTALHGVPTMFIAMLDHPDFDNFDLSTLRTGIMAGSSCPIEVMRRVIDKMHMSEVTIAYGMTETSPVSCQTNEHTPLDKQVSTVGLVQPALEVKVIDSETGKIVAIGETGELLTRGYSVMKGYWGSRFKSREAIQDGWMHTGDLATMDEDGYVKIVGRSKDMVIRGGENIYPVEIENYLYRHPKIRDVQIVGIPDERYGEVLAAWIIPKHPDTLTEEEVRQFCSEHIAHYKVPTYYRFVTEYPMTITGKIQKFKIVEQMKAELGLT
- a CDS encoding carboxyl transferase domain-containing protein, with the protein product MSAIITSKLSPNAAEFQQNSAAMQVVVDDLYEHLRKIAQGGSERARAKHLARGKLLPRERVERLLDVGTPFLEVAPMAAYDMYGEDIPAAGVIAGIGRINGTECMIICNDATVKGGTYFPMTVKKHLRAQEIAQENHLPCVYLVDSGGANLPNQDEVFPDKEHFGRIFFNQANLSAAGIPQIAVVMGSCTAGGAYVPAMSDESIIVKDQGTIFLGGPPLVKAATGEEVTAEDLGGADVHTRLSGVVDHLAQNDTHALSLTRNIVSHLNRPAKQIANQITPRPPRYDAKELYGVIPTDTRKPFDIKEIIARIVDDSAFDEFKARFGTTLVCGFAHIEGMPVGIIANNGILFSESAQKGTHFIELCCKRKIPLIFLQNITGFMVGRKYENEGIARHGAKMVMAVANAKVPKFTVIVGGSFGAGNYGMCGRAYSPRFLWMWPNARISVMGGEQAASVLATVKRDNFDRKGEAWSDEDEAAFKAPIREMYEEQGHPYYATARLWDDGVIDPADTRNVLALALSAAHNAPIEETTFGVFRM
- a CDS encoding enoyl-CoA hydratase/isomerase family protein, producing the protein MVNDIKNKTQSSAIDKAKAAAPIKSVESGNNYKSLLVNVKQHVATVTLNRPEIRNAFNDEMIAELTDAFKALGDDDQVRVIVLAAAGKAFCAGADLNWMRAMADYSYEENLADADKLAQMLKTIYQCPKPTIAAIQGDVYAGGMGLVAACDVAFAVKIANFCLSEVRLGLAPATISPYVIRAMGARAAQRYFLSAEVFDAKKARQLGFIHERVSEEWLDDVVATFCENVVKNSPDAVKTCKTLLHEVAEQPITEKLIKRTVKGIADIRASEQGKEGVQAFLQKRKPSWQAEDK
- a CDS encoding biotin/lipoyl-containing protein, whose amino-acid sequence is MPGQVIAFKVAVGDMVKQGEPLAVIEAMKIEHTITAPTDGIVAELLFKAGDLVADGDELLRLESVVEA
- a CDS encoding hydroxymethylglutaryl-CoA lyase; its protein translation is MNHSYPDHVSIVDVSPRDGLQNESKTVPTAIKQTLIEDLIAAGIKKLEVTSFVSPKWVPQMNDNSALLDALKPTRHDDVCYSVLVPNMRGFENAILHRPDEIVIFGSASETFSQKNINCSVDESIERFAPVAAAAKENGIKVRGVISCTVGCPYEGEIDPSQVAYVTKRLVEIGAEQIGIADTIGVGTPIKVQRALQAALEHVDIAAISGHFHDTYGQALSNTLAALQMGVREFDTSVAGLGGCPYAKGATGNVATEDVVYMLHGMGISTGIDLDKLVVAGERISEFLGRPNGSNVSRALINKRQS
- a CDS encoding isovaleryl-CoA dehydrogenase; translated protein: MSLPGLDFQLGEDIDALRDMVQKFAANEIAPRAAEIDSSDQFPMDLWQKMGDLGLHGITVPEAYGGVDMGYVAHMVVMEEISRASASVALSYGAHSNLCINQIKRNGSEAQKQKYLPKLLSGEFIGALAMSETGAGSDVTSMKLKAEEKDGSYILNGSKMWITNGPDADVMVVYAKTNPELGAKGMTAFIVEKGMAGFGTAQKLDKLGMRGSHTGEMTFNNVEVPKGNILGELNTGVKVLMSGLDYERAVLAAGPIGIMQAVMDNVVPYIHDRKQFGQAIGEFQLIQGKVADMYTILQAGRSFLYTVGKNLDMLDQRGAGHSREVRKDCASVILWCAEKATWMAGEGIQIFGGNGYTNEYPLGRYWRDAKLYEIGAGTSEIRRMLIGRELFNETK
- a CDS encoding energy transducer TonB; the encoded protein is MISKLLSNPACNTVPNNIDYNSTTNIKTICTYSLLASILILLTLTVSITPAQAELVDLSNSESVIQFSSRDANWLQPPKFSFNRRSLRCLDEETGEPVKISREQKFEVTLGLQVDKQGKITKTYVKKSSGNKCFDRSAARQVQTGRLMPFLLKGKAVRGRVSLPIAFEY
- a CDS encoding pantothenate kinase, encoding MLWLDLGNTRLKYWLTDDIGQIVSHDAKQHLQAPAELLMGLTDRFERYAPSFIGISSVLGDDLNMKVSETLGQLNIPFEFVHVDAEHALMKSAYNDEQLGCDRWLQMLGAVDKTKRQCVIGCGTAVTIDLIDHAEHLGGYIFPSIYLQRESLFSGTKQITISNGTFDSVGQGITTKDAVHRGIMLSIVGAINEISTRHPNFEIIMTGGDAAIIAQHVNRPVRLRDDLLLNGLARYFDHSKQF